From the genome of bacterium, one region includes:
- a CDS encoding LLM class flavin-dependent oxidoreductase: protein MQFAIAIPQFVRDGAFDPTAFRTFLARAEALGFEGAWTQEQLLGTKPFLGPMEVMAYAAACTERLRLGCAVFVTPLHSPVHLAKSLSTLDQLSRGRLEVGVGLGGRRAFPAFGITPDGLAARFVEGVRLMKMLWTEPAVTFHGRFWQINGGAMEPKPFQKPHPPVWLGGSHPAAVRRAVRHGTGFFGAGSQPTVRFAEQVRVLREALAAADRPATAFRVAKRVYIAVDDDAARARRRIGEALDELYGDFGLRNMESVAVFGPSDDCAAALREVADAGAQMILLNPMFDETQQMERLAAEIIPRLT from the coding sequence ATGCAGTTTGCCATCGCCATTCCCCAGTTCGTCCGCGACGGTGCCTTCGACCCTACCGCGTTCCGTACGTTCCTTGCCCGCGCGGAAGCGCTCGGCTTCGAGGGCGCCTGGACGCAGGAACAGCTCCTCGGCACGAAGCCGTTCCTCGGCCCGATGGAGGTAATGGCCTACGCGGCGGCCTGCACCGAGCGGCTGCGGCTCGGCTGCGCCGTGTTCGTCACCCCGCTGCACAGCCCCGTGCACCTCGCCAAGAGCCTCAGCACGCTGGATCAGTTGAGCCGCGGGCGGCTCGAGGTCGGCGTGGGCCTCGGCGGCCGCCGGGCGTTTCCGGCGTTCGGCATCACGCCGGACGGGCTGGCCGCCCGCTTCGTCGAGGGCGTGCGACTCATGAAGATGCTGTGGACCGAGCCCGCGGTCACGTTCCACGGCCGGTTCTGGCAGATAAACGGCGGCGCGATGGAGCCCAAGCCGTTTCAGAAGCCGCATCCGCCGGTGTGGCTCGGCGGTAGCCACCCAGCCGCGGTGCGGCGCGCCGTCCGCCACGGCACCGGCTTCTTCGGCGCCGGCTCGCAACCGACCGTGCGGTTCGCAGAGCAGGTGCGCGTTCTGCGCGAAGCGCTCGCCGCCGCGGACCGTCCCGCCACCGCGTTCCGCGTGGCGAAGCGCGTCTACATCGCGGTGGACGACGACGCCGCGCGGGCGCGGCGCCGCATCGGTGAGGCGCTCGATGAGCTCTACGGCGACTTCGGCCTGCGGAACATGGAGTCGGTCGCGGTCTTCGGACCGTCCGATGACTGCGCCGCGGCGCTGCGTGAGGTGGCGGACGCGGGCGCGCAGATGATCCTGCTCAACCCGATGTTCGACGAGACGCAGCAAATGGAACGCCTCGCCGCCGAGATCATCCCCCGGCTCACGTAG
- a CDS encoding tetratricopeptide repeat protein encodes MPPSEQLIKYEAVHLFLERAIGAHSAFAITDRNARAIARLCHQLDGIPLALEMAAAWVRVLTVDEILDRLSDRFRLLTSGSRVAVSRHQTLRTAMDWSYELLSAAERALLCRLSVFAGGWTLEASEAVCAENGVERSAVLSLLTKLADKSLVIADTRGGETRYRLLETIRQYGRDRLMESGESADAQARHRNWYLEWAERVERKLLGPEQVAWLARLEMEHGNFRAALEWCRAEEEGAEAWLRLAGALREFWHMRGHHSEGREWLENGLAISGRVSTSVRAKANYGAGILTRSQDIVRGEELLREGFALFREVGDVTGIAYSLHHLAHVAAERLNYDRAVTLFEESLTLFREAGDRWGVGWSLHCLGMETLNRGYVARAKGLLGESLSIVQEVGNTYTLAYLYHNLGIVAERQGDYKRAAELLEKALTITRLVGDKGHTPGVQCSMAKVLLCQGDQERAGALYRESLILRREIGDRPRFAESLEGLAGLAGAQGHHERAARILGAAEALREATGYQRFPLWQTDHDERVASVRDALEESVVATCWAEGRAMTVEQLVEYALAPTETPQPKGKEPAKSVVGKRVGALAPREWEVAVLIAEGKTNRAIAAHLSITEGTAEAHVQHILNKLGFNSRAQIAAWAVEHGLRTASPSSPASPDHR; translated from the coding sequence ATGCCGCCAAGTGAGCAGCTGATCAAGTACGAGGCCGTTCATCTCTTTCTCGAGCGTGCCATAGGTGCTCATTCGGCATTTGCCATCACAGACCGCAATGCCCGCGCTATTGCTCGCCTCTGCCATCAATTGGATGGCATTCCACTGGCGCTCGAAATGGCGGCGGCGTGGGTGCGGGTCCTAACGGTGGACGAGATACTTGACCGGCTCTCGGATCGCTTCCGGCTGCTGACCAGCGGGAGCCGTGTAGCCGTTTCACGCCATCAGACACTGAGGACAGCGATGGATTGGAGTTACGAGTTGCTATCCGCGGCGGAGCGTGCTCTGCTGTGCCGACTGTCTGTGTTTGCTGGCGGCTGGACTTTGGAGGCGTCGGAGGCGGTTTGTGCCGAAAACGGTGTGGAGCGGTCCGCCGTGCTAAGCCTACTCACAAAGTTGGCGGACAAATCGTTGGTGATAGCGGATACTCGCGGCGGTGAGACGCGCTATCGGTTGCTGGAGACGATTCGACAGTATGGCCGTGACCGGCTGATGGAGTCCGGCGAATCGGCGGATGCGCAGGCGCGCCATCGCAACTGGTACCTGGAGTGGGCGGAGCGGGTGGAGCGGAAATTGCTGGGGCCGGAACAAGTGGCGTGGCTGGCGCGATTAGAGATGGAACATGGTAATTTCCGAGCAGCGCTGGAGTGGTGCAGAGCGGAGGAGGAGGGGGCTGAGGCATGGTTACGGTTGGCGGGCGCACTGCGTGAATTTTGGCACATGCGCGGCCATCATAGCGAGGGACGGGAATGGTTGGAAAATGGGCTAGCCATCAGCGGCCGCGTGTCGACGTCGGTGCGTGCGAAGGCGAACTATGGGGCGGGAATTTTGACGCGGAGTCAGGACATTGTGAGAGGCGAGGAGCTCCTGCGAGAGGGGTTTGCCTTGTTTCGGGAAGTGGGAGACGTAACGGGTATTGCCTACTCACTCCACCATCTGGCGCATGTGGCGGCAGAACGGCTGAACTATGATCGAGCGGTGACTCTATTTGAGGAGAGTCTGACACTGTTCCGAGAAGCAGGAGACAGGTGGGGGGTTGGGTGGTCTCTCCACTGTCTTGGCATGGAGACGCTTAATCGAGGTTACGTCGCTCGGGCAAAAGGACTGTTGGGAGAGAGTCTATCCATCGTGCAGGAAGTGGGAAACACATATACTCTTGCCTACTTGTATCACAACCTTGGGATCGTAGCGGAAAGACAGGGAGACTACAAGCGGGCAGCGGAGCTACTAGAGAAGGCTCTGACAATCACACGACTGGTTGGCGACAAAGGTCATACCCCCGGCGTGCAATGCAGCATGGCGAAAGTGTTGCTATGTCAGGGGGACCAGGAGCGGGCAGGCGCGCTGTATAGGGAGAGCCTGATTTTGCGACGAGAAATAGGAGATAGACCAAGGTTTGCGGAGAGTCTCGAGGGATTGGCCGGGCTGGCCGGTGCCCAAGGGCATCACGAGCGGGCAGCTAGGATCCTCGGAGCCGCCGAGGCCTTACGTGAGGCTACTGGGTACCAACGTTTTCCGCTCTGGCAAACTGATCACGACGAGCGTGTTGCCTCTGTACGGGATGCTTTGGAGGAATCAGTCGTTGCGACCTGTTGGGCCGAAGGCCGGGCGATGACGGTGGAGCAGCTGGTCGAGTATGCACTAGCACCAACGGAAACCCCTCAGCCCAAGGGTAAGGAACCGGCCAAGTCTGTTGTTGGGAAGCGAGTAGGGGCGCTTGCACCTCGTGAGTGGGAGGTGGCGGTCCTCATCGCAGAAGGGAAAACTAATCGAGCGATCGCGGCGCATCTCTCGATTACGGAGGGCACGGCGGAGGCTCACGTCCAGCATATTCTCAACAAATTGGGATTCAACTCTCGGGCGCAGATTGCCGCCTGGGCGGTTGAGCACGGATTGCGCACCGCGTCCCCGTCTTCGCCGGCCTCACCCGATCATCGCTAG
- a CDS encoding molybdopterin-dependent oxidoreductase, producing the protein MTRLRTLTSGNGEEVLWTVAREAGVSRREFIRLLGAGGALAIFGVAAGSSAHPAWAQSTASDTIATYQKNFLEDITTNFYGLGATVLGSHWWKFTTDVIPSERLFLRSRYKTPAVDKVAWKLKVTGDAIERPIELTYGDLAKMRSVTAIRYHECNGNGGMRGFGLVGQVEWHYVPISEILSRVRPKSTAVQALFWSGADGPDTGRPIDLSELRARPEVIGLAYGMNGKDLPPDHGGPVRALVPGWGGAASVKWLTEIRIASHRFWTRMNTKEESLVGPDYPAEKPGPNDEFTMGVAASDVRGQTAKWQRTKSHLNLPVMLDQLPDVPPGYPLQRGQHPTLKAGRQTMTGYAYSPMGIQKVDYNVDGGATWRQATLVGQTTRNIAWMRFKFDWNATPGDHTLMTRATDRKGDVQPAQIPSNESDLLDNSIPRFAVRVA; encoded by the coding sequence ATGACGCGCTTACGCACGCTGACGTCAGGCAACGGCGAGGAAGTGTTGTGGACGGTGGCCCGGGAAGCCGGAGTTAGCCGCCGTGAGTTCATCCGGTTGTTAGGTGCGGGAGGAGCCCTTGCCATCTTTGGAGTTGCCGCAGGTTCATCCGCACACCCCGCGTGGGCCCAGAGCACCGCCAGCGATACGATCGCAACATACCAGAAGAACTTCCTCGAGGACATCACCACGAACTTCTACGGGCTGGGCGCCACCGTGCTGGGATCCCACTGGTGGAAGTTTACAACGGACGTTATCCCATCGGAGCGGCTCTTTCTCCGGAGCCGCTACAAGACGCCCGCCGTGGACAAGGTGGCGTGGAAACTGAAGGTAACGGGAGATGCGATCGAGCGCCCCATTGAACTCACCTACGGCGACCTCGCCAAGATGCGTAGCGTGACCGCCATCCGCTACCATGAGTGTAATGGCAACGGCGGAATGCGGGGCTTTGGGCTCGTCGGTCAGGTCGAGTGGCACTATGTCCCGATCAGCGAGATTCTGAGTCGGGTGCGCCCGAAGAGCACCGCGGTACAGGCCCTGTTCTGGAGCGGGGCGGACGGCCCGGATACCGGCCGCCCGATCGATCTCTCGGAACTCCGCGCACGCCCCGAGGTGATCGGGCTCGCTTACGGCATGAACGGGAAGGATCTCCCCCCTGACCATGGCGGCCCCGTGCGGGCGCTTGTCCCCGGCTGGGGAGGCGCCGCGAGCGTCAAGTGGCTGACCGAGATCCGGATCGCCAGCCACCGCTTCTGGACACGGATGAACACCAAGGAAGAATCCCTCGTCGGACCCGATTACCCGGCCGAGAAGCCGGGCCCCAACGATGAGTTCACCATGGGAGTCGCCGCCTCGGATGTCCGCGGTCAGACGGCGAAATGGCAGAGGACGAAGAGCCACCTGAACCTGCCCGTGATGCTGGACCAGCTACCGGACGTCCCGCCGGGCTATCCCTTGCAGCGGGGGCAGCATCCGACGCTCAAGGCCGGACGTCAGACGATGACAGGGTACGCCTACTCGCCCATGGGCATTCAGAAGGTCGACTACAATGTGGACGGAGGCGCGACCTGGCGTCAGGCGACCCTGGTCGGCCAGACGACCAGGAATATCGCGTGGATGCGGTTCAAGTTCGATTGGAACGCGACGCCAGGCGATCACACGTTGATGACCCGCGCCACCGACCGGAAGGGGGATGTCCAGCCAGCACAGATTCCCTCGAACGAGTCGGACCTCCTCGACAACAGCATTCCCCGGTTCGCAGTGCGCGTTGCGTGA
- a CDS encoding cytochrome c, giving the protein MVAVLGGGCAPQTSIVPTRSPRDQVAIGKAVYVAQCAKCHGDHGEGKTGRKLVAPWDPLAGYRTADQLFTYVSRVMPFDNPGSLKAQAYWDVIAFLLDANGVLRRGTRVGQDNAKMVKTTK; this is encoded by the coding sequence ATGGTCGCGGTGCTCGGGGGAGGATGCGCGCCGCAGACGTCAATTGTGCCGACGCGGTCTCCACGGGACCAAGTCGCGATCGGCAAGGCGGTATACGTGGCCCAATGTGCCAAGTGCCATGGCGACCACGGCGAGGGCAAGACCGGCCGCAAGCTGGTGGCGCCCTGGGACCCGCTCGCGGGGTACCGCACTGCCGATCAGCTCTTCACCTACGTGAGCCGGGTGATGCCCTTTGACAATCCCGGGAGCCTTAAGGCACAGGCGTATTGGGATGTCATCGCCTTCCTCCTTGACGCAAACGGCGTCCTTCGCCGGGGGACCCGAGTCGGCCAGGACAATGCCAAGATGGTCAAGACCACAAAATGA
- a CDS encoding MOSC domain-containing protein has translation MMRCGRVTHIFIAPTAGAPMVALPAVSAVAGRGLEGDRYFCHAGTLSDHPDRITEVTLAEREVLEALRHDHGIVVDPQDMRRNIITQGVALNSLVGREFRVGEVILRGRTLCEPCAHLERATQRGVLRALVHRAGLRARILAGGMIGVGDLIYERWVNDPNTTLTGFRAASGTRA, from the coding sequence ATGATGCGCTGCGGCCGTGTCACCCACATCTTCATTGCGCCGACGGCTGGAGCGCCCATGGTGGCGCTTCCGGCCGTGTCCGCGGTCGCGGGACGAGGCCTCGAAGGGGACCGCTATTTTTGCCACGCCGGGACACTGTCGGATCACCCTGACCGTATCACCGAGGTGACCTTGGCGGAGCGCGAGGTCTTGGAAGCGCTGAGGCATGACCACGGGATCGTCGTCGATCCGCAAGACATGCGCCGCAACATCATCACCCAGGGCGTCGCACTCAACAGCCTTGTGGGCCGCGAGTTCCGCGTAGGAGAGGTGATCCTGCGAGGGAGGACGCTGTGTGAGCCTTGTGCGCATCTCGAACGAGCGACGCAGCGAGGAGTCCTGCGCGCGCTCGTGCATCGAGCAGGATTACGGGCGCGGATTCTTGCAGGCGGCATGATCGGCGTGGGCGATCTCATCTACGAGCGGTGGGTGAACGATCCCAACACCACGCTGACAGGGTTTCGCGCCGCATCGGGGACGCGTGCCTGA